The Caloenas nicobarica isolate bCalNic1 chromosome 8, bCalNic1.hap1, whole genome shotgun sequence genome contains the following window.
CACTATGTTAGTGCTGCTCTCCGTTGCTGTGGGGCTAATGTAGCTCTGGAAGCGTCTGAGAGTCAGAGGCTGCAGCGGGTTGTCACAGGAAATAGAGAGAGAGGGGTACATTGGTTTATTTCTGTCCTCCCTCTCCAGGGGATCCAGGAGTGAGGTCTCAGCAGTCTTGTAGGAGTAACATGATTCTACTTCGTGATTATCATCTAACGAAGGGTTTTCAGAGCTCTGGGAGCCACTTTCTCTGTTCAGCTTTTCTGGCAGTGGGTTTTTATCTACAGATGTCTCGCATCCTTCTGAAATTGTCATCTTCTCATTCTTAGTTGAAGATGTCTGCAGATTATCTCCATTAGCCTGTGACTGTGGTGCATAACTTGATGCTTGGGTGGTTTCCACAGTCCCAGGCACTGTAGATGAATTCTTGTGGCAAGTCCCCTCCCTTCCTTGGAAATCCAAATTAGATGTGTTAGGGCAAGAGTCCAGGCTGTGGTCTCTTTCAGCAACATTTACTGAGGAGGCCTCAGTGGCATGGTCGCTTTCATCCAACAATGCACAGAGGTTAAATGTATTAGATTCTTCCTTGCTTGGTTTCTCCTGTTGAGATTCTGTGCTCACTTTCTGTTCTGGGCTGGGTGGGATCGACGAATCATTAGATTTTTCTGGCTGTGATTGAGGGCTCTGAAGAGACTCAGGGGAGGAAATGAGCCCTGAGTGTTTTCGCAGCCAGTTTATTATCCCCATGGTCAGTGAAAGCTCAGTATCGCAGAGCTTTAGCAAACATTCTTTGCCTTTCCACGTGCTGTGGAAAAAACCCTGGCTGATAATGTCTAGAGTTGGCTGCGAAGCCATATTCTCCTCAGCTCCAACATGAAAGCTGTAAATGGACAAAGGGATTTCAATGGCTTGttctgaaatgctttcagaTGTGCACAAGTCATCGTCTAGGACTGGGTTTATTTTGACCTCATTTGGGTCATAGAAAAGCTCATAAAGGGCATCTCCACTGTAGCTGTCTCTTGGAAATCTACCTGGGACCCCAGGGGTCTGAGCTTCCTTCATTTCAtcatcttgtccaggagaaaATGAATCATAGTAGCCTTCATCGCTTGTGGATGTGGATTCCTGGTTGTCACTTTTCGGCGTTCCTGTTTCTGTGGAGCTCTCTTTGGAATTACCACCATCTTTAACAGGTGACACTTGGGGGTCTGTCACAGATGCAGCAGCCTGGCATCCAGCCTTTTCCACATCAGGACCAGGTATCTTCAGTAACTTCTTATCAAACAGAGCACTCTGATGTAGCCTCACTGATTTGTTGATGTTGTCCCAAAACTTTGCAAATTCAACAGTCTCATTCTGCCCAGGGGAGGCCAactgctccacacccccttgGAAAGAGCCCATGACAGGGCTGTCTTTGTGCTTGCCTCGTCTCAGCAGAACTTCTTTgctgttctccagctccagGTGAGCCGAGCTCTCATCAGCAAAGATTTCCCCACAGCCAGTGAGAGAGTCAAAGCTCTTCAGGGAGGCGACGTCTTCACACAGAGTGTTGCAGCAGTCGTAGGAAGAGTCAGACTGCAGTTCGCTGTCTGAGCAGTCTTGGGACAAGCAATCAGCTGCAAAACTTTCTCCAGTTTTGAAAAGATACTTTGCAAGACGCCCGGACAACTCATTCTTGCAACCTGGAGAGGACAGATTCTTCTCCTTCTCAACCAGGAATGGAAGGCtgtctggtttatttttttttatatgaaatatatcTCTGAGCCCTTTCTTAGATCTCTTGAGGGAAATTCTCTTCCTGGGAATGGTTTTAGCGACAGCCGGTACAAAAGGCATCTGTGGCACAAAGTTCCTGTAATCGATCATCTGGCTGCTGCACGCAGACTGGCTGGGGCTGACCACACACTCTTTCTTACTGCTGGAGCTGGACATCCCCGAAAAGCTGATACTATTGACAAGTCGCGCCTTACTCTTTCCAGAAAAACCTTCCTCACAagccctgctggggctgcactGCTCTGTTTTGTCTGCCTCACTAACACAGTCGTGGGTTTTACTCTTCCTTACAAGTTTGTAGGAAGACCCAGATGATTTTTCCAGGCTATTGTCACCAGCTCCATTCCTTGCTGCCCTGGTAGAAAATCTGTAGTTCTTGTGCGTGGCCAAACATGCCAGCTGGACTTCAGCTACACTGTGGTTTCCCTCCAGAGCtgcctttttgtctttcccagTATCGTCTTTGTTGATAGGAACTGTGTGCACTGGTGGCACCTTCTCATGTTGCACACTGGATTTAATGAAGGTCTTTCCTCTCTTGAGCTCCATACTGCTTCCTCACATCtgtttctgtaaagaaaacaacacaataaaaatattgtgagGCTGGAGGCTAGCACTTCTAAAACTGGAGAGCAAAGGGATGGATATTCAGCATTATACAATTGCGTTTATTTGTCACCAGGAATTTCTGTCACTGAATCATGGTATTGCATGAGAAACAGATCAAGTGAAACTGGAGGTACGTTGGCAATGGCTGGAAGATCCAGCAAGGAGAAGACAGTACACATTAGAGCTTGGTAGCTGAGGCTCAGAGAACATTTTGTCTGTTAGAAATGGAGGCGTCTGGATTTACAATTATGACTGCAGGATGGCTTTTAACAAGATAGAGGTACTATTTCGAAAGTAGAAGAGGCATCAATGAAAAGCAGTGTCTGAGGAACTTTAACATGCAAGTGTGTGCATCAGGGATCAGCAGTTCACAAATCTGTGCCTTTGAAGAGGACTAAGAGCTCAGGGTGGGAAATCTCCTGAGAAAGCAGATCAAACATCTGACACATGATGCTcagtttatattaaaataagcCTTACTTGTGAATAGAAAATCCATAAACCTTGGTACTATCCTGTGGAGCTGAATTACTGTTTTTGCTTCCTCCTGAGTATAAAGTATAATTTTCTGCACTACTGCTTTTATTGTAAAAAGTCAAAAACGCCACATTGAAAATCACTGTTAATTATGACAGAAGCATCGTTTCTAATTTGCAAAGACCAGTGTAAGTACATTGAGGCATTGCCACACTGAATCTGCATTGTGCATTGATTAGCTATTTCTAAAAATAC
Protein-coding sequences here:
- the AMER3 gene encoding APC membrane recruitment protein 3 encodes the protein MELKRGKTFIKSSVQHEKVPPVHTVPINKDDTGKDKKAALEGNHSVAEVQLACLATHKNYRFSTRAARNGAGDNSLEKSSGSSYKLVRKSKTHDCVSEADKTEQCSPSRACEEGFSGKSKARLVNSISFSGMSSSSSKKECVVSPSQSACSSQMIDYRNFVPQMPFVPAVAKTIPRKRISLKRSKKGLRDIFHIKKNKPDSLPFLVEKEKNLSSPGCKNELSGRLAKYLFKTGESFAADCLSQDCSDSELQSDSSYDCCNTLCEDVASLKSFDSLTGCGEIFADESSAHLELENSKEVLLRRGKHKDSPVMGSFQGGVEQLASPGQNETVEFAKFWDNINKSVRLHQSALFDKKLLKIPGPDVEKAGCQAAASVTDPQVSPVKDGGNSKESSTETGTPKSDNQESTSTSDEGYYDSFSPGQDDEMKEAQTPGVPGRFPRDSYSGDALYELFYDPNEVKINPVLDDDLCTSESISEQAIEIPLSIYSFHVGAEENMASQPTLDIISQGFFHSTWKGKECLLKLCDTELSLTMGIINWLRKHSGLISSPESLQSPQSQPEKSNDSSIPPSPEQKVSTESQQEKPSKEESNTFNLCALLDESDHATEASSVNVAERDHSLDSCPNTSNLDFQGREGTCHKNSSTVPGTVETTQASSYAPQSQANGDNLQTSSTKNEKMTISEGCETSVDKNPLPEKLNRESGSQSSENPSLDDNHEVESCYSYKTAETSLLDPLEREDRNKPMYPSLSISCDNPLQPLTLRRFQSYISPTATESSTNIVQLLERCVTQVASLKISYENKHLEDKCIGNEVNNIIRKMSQYKNKLFLQNECNCIAPNPEYSSIPSTNQYNYETSFQSGSLYHLKQNAEQICSEDQRSRAKILGEVTRGKINFEYAQLNNQALSYLKDFTIDLSPSDSATATTLSRPTFLPLFNSVCSDIPATFPQTSYSSSVSPADLLQLEEAKPSSPGPWSSAEMSHMGLAGGSALSPNSQAVTLGTAVTGRNHQ